The DNA window CTAAGTAGTAAGTATAGTGTTGTAAGAATCATAGATCCACTGCAACTAGCATTAATTCACTTAGAGGCGACGTActcttcgtagtaagctatccggtccGTGATTTTTTGGGACTGTTCAATGATCCTGACGGCCAATGAAGAtagttttcaatattatttcaaaatttctaattATAGTTTCCGTTACGTTTTGTAAAGCATCTGTGGATCCAGGTCTAtttcatttttaatttatttttgtcaGCTTTGGACAAAACTGATAAGAAATAAATACTATAAAAGAATGTTGAAGTATTTCTGCTATTCACTTGATGTAATAATAGTGTAACTGAAGCATCACAAACGTTCCCAATCATTTGAATTTAATCAAAAATGAATCCTTCCATCCAAATAGCGTTTCGGTTTTAACCCAACTAACGACTGTCGGTCCTACCCCAACTGCGCACACTATGTTTACAAAAATCCAAATAATAATATGCTCAAACTCATCTCCAACGCATTCAGATGATAATATGAGAGTAGATAAGTATGTGTGATAAAAAACTGGTGATTATTGTTAGCTGTCGTCGGCGAAGAACGCAGTTCACTTGTATTGATTCCGCCTTACAAATATTGTTTAATGATGCTGAAACTCACAAATGCATTTAAAGAGCGATCCCGATTTCCGAACTTAAAAGTTTTTAAGACACGAGCATCAAGTAAACCGAAAAACACGAAAATATCGCAGCACGTTTTATTCCTTTTAGAATTTCTCGGTTTTATGAAGTTAAACATTTTTATGTcagaatttttttatgaatgcaagcagtttttttttgtataccagaagtatttatggtgcaAAATTAGTTTGACAGAAAAGATCAATACATACTTGCTATAGAGAAAATCGTGATAAAACATAATGCATGATGACATTTGACGATTTGTCTTAATTTCAAACGATTGTTCGCATTTCTCACCGTGTCAGGAAGAATCCTTTCCAGCATGTAAGCTATCTCGCTCCCATTACCAAATATCGGTATGAGTAGCTCGTTTTCTTTTGCCGAAAGACATAATCGACAGTTCACTAATCCGAATATTTGCGAGTCGTATGGTGTTTCACTAACTTCTGAAACTGTATCAACCAAACACATGATGTGCTCTTCGTCGATCACATCGCTTTGGATAATTTCTGCTTCCAGAGTATTACTAACAATATCATTATCAGCCGCTAACAACGGTTTTTCTACTTTGGTAGATTCGTGTGAGGTGTCTTCTACTGTTAGTCTTTCAAAGTTATTTTCTTGCGAGTATTTTTTGTGACCCACAGCACAAGATTCTCTTTCGTTATCTAATACTAATGTACAGCGATCTTCCTTTAGTGATTTCGAAACGCATTCAACAAAATTATTCTGAAATATTGTTGGTATTGGAACCACAACTGGTCGTGACGTCTTTTTAAGCTTTCGGTTGTGTGGAGAATCTTGGAAACATTCGTCGGAAAAGTGCTCTGAGCATAGAAAGTATTTTATTATGTTATTCAAGCTTTTTTCTAGTAAATCCTCTCGCCCGGCTGCTTGAGCCCAAGCTGTCGCACTGAAACAAACCATAATGAATTGAACGTAATGAATAAGTTTTGGTGACTCTTTTGTACTTACTATTTTGCGTTTTTAGGAAACCCGAAATATTCTACATTTCGGTTTGTAGTAACTGAATTGTAGCAGGACGCTGCACAACATCTTTTAGACATTATTGTTGGCTTCAGGggccagcgatgccagatttacagacatgtctgtattttacagacttttggtGGTCTCCTACAgactaaagacgctgaatccctctggataaagactccacacgtcaatcgtttgtttaccatttatctgtctgTGTCATtgcaatcgagcacgagacctgtcaatgtcattccaatcgagcagaagacttgtcaaatgttgcaatctgatgaatgaattttggaaagtattgtaatagtgagttaaaatattttcaataaatttctgAACTGAATCTCTAAGACAAGGTAAAACATATCACTTTTGTTATAATGGTGCTTTCTAAAAGTTGCTTCAACCATTGCAGGATATTTTAAATAATACAATTAATTGTAAAAACGTGTTATCTTACAGCTGGATAATTACTAAGCAAACGAGTTTAGTTTATATTAATCAGTACTTTTGTtgaaatagacctttctcgtccgacttAATacctgtttttcttatttttaatcgaaagattacacatttataagaacatttccgtaaaaatgagatttttaggagctatcatgattttttaatgatttttaaaaatttaaaatatgcaagaatgttgaatatttttttcacctcagcaagaatggtgggacttaaaatgtgcgtttgggcagcactgctttgaatattttcacttaagttcttggcaacgcggtaaatgaagtggtgaatcgcagtacaaaattcattagcaatgtaaacaaactaaaatgaacCTCTCGCTGTATGAACATTGggtgaaaatgtttaacctcacttttttgacagttcgcagagcttgtttacatagacctggaattttttgtattcgaccacagtatgagaaacttgatttggttagcttttaaatgcgaatagcttgtattaacaagctcgctaggctttcaattttatttgacgtcattaggcaatgttccgttaaatttggcatttggatttttcttgtccacgattcgttaagaaagcgattttatttgttgcgatcaatttaacttttgttttttttgctgaattacaACGTTACGCTTCATAGGTCCGCACCAATTGCAGCCGCTCCACCTCGCCGGAATCGAGTTAgccgatggtccagcctgcgtCACACTCGGCTGTCGCTGCACCAATGGTAGCTCCCCACCAGGCATCTGGATTAATTGCTCAAATCGCAGCTACTGCTGGTAGTGTAGCAATCGGCTCCGTCGGTAATACCGTTGAACATACCCTCATCGGAATGTTCAGCGGTTCCGATTCACAAGAGGACAGGCTGCCCCGGTATCGGGCAAGgcaaacactccggcaggaccatgctcgtgggagATCAAGCAGTTATTATCTTGTACCCAAGGCCAGGCCGAGTGTGATTCGTAACAATTACCAAATTTAGAAGTCCATATACATAGTGTACACGTGATACTTTTTTTGAATGAAGATGGTATAAATGTTGGCAAAATCCTGCAGCACTTGTTACGTTTAAGTTTGTTTGCTGCAATAATTAGAAAATATTTAGCATTTAGAATAAAATGTAAACTCAAAACGTGAAAACAAATGCATCCCTACGCACACCGATCGCGCACAACCCTGCGCGAAGATTGCTCATTTCACCCGTCAACCAACAAACAAGTGGCTGTCTCGTTCAGTCAATCTATGCTGCGAATTCTCACTTACTCACCTTGGCAAATAGGAGAGCCTTTGCTCAGAGAATACACACGTACGGCGATGCAAAGGGAGGCAAGCAAAATCAGACCATCGGACCGCTGCTAGAGCGGAGAGCTTTACGTTcatcattcgctcattctcaccCATCATAAGACTCATCGAAGGGGTGAGCATACGATTGCGACCAAGAGCATGATTAGTTTTACCCAGTTCGCGCACAACGCTGCACGCTATAGACCGTCGCCGGTCAGTGTCATCCGGGTCGTAGGGACGCCAATTAAAGATACGGCAGAAAATTGTCTGGTCCGCGAGAAAAGCATTCGCTTTGCCGAATTTTCAGCAGTAAAATCACTGAAGGCAAGGTAAGCGAAACCAGATCGCATTTATGCCGTGCTAAACTCAACTTTTACGGCTTAGGGAAAATCACGGTCTGGAGTGTGGACGCTAGCGCCGCCATCTTGCAAGGGAGCCGGCAAAGAATACCCGGTGCAGACAATAGTAAGCATAGGAAATAGAAGAACATAGCGCGTGGATGAAAGTTCAGCTTAATAAAGGCATTCGCTTGTATTTGTCCTGCTCATTGGGCAACTAGCCACAGCTGAACAGTTTGACATCCACGAGAAAGCAAGGCCACCGTGCGATTCATCAAACCGTGAGAGAAGTTTTCGGAACAAATCACGTGGCGGATTGCTTAGACCAAGAACAAAAGCCTTCCATCGGAAGTAAGTTTCCCGCCATGCTTGAGCACCTGCAATGAGGCTGATCGCTTTGCATCGCAGGGTTTTTGTTTTATATTGCAGATTCTCGTCAGCAAGTAAGTCACGTCGT is part of the Topomyia yanbarensis strain Yona2022 chromosome 1, ASM3024719v1, whole genome shotgun sequence genome and encodes:
- the LOC131677911 gene encoding uncharacterized protein LOC131677911 isoform X1, whose protein sequence is MSKRCCAASCYNSVTTNRNVEYFGFPKNAKYATAWAQAAGREDLLEKSLNNIIKYFLCSEHFSDECFQDSPHNRKLKKTSRPVVVPIPTIFQNNFVECVSKSLKEDRCTLVLDNERESCAVGHKKYSQENNFERLTVEDTSHESTKVEKPLLAADNDIVSNTLEAEIIQSDVIDEEHIMCLVDTVSEVSETPYDSQIFGLVNCRLCLSAKENELLIPIFGNGSEIAYMLERILPDTIKPNDGFPQQICLVCLENVTQCLNTIEKFKAIQDKLQAV
- the LOC131677911 gene encoding uncharacterized protein LOC131677911 isoform X2, with protein sequence MSKRCCAASCYNSVTTNRNVEYFGFPKNAKYATAWAQAAGREDLLEKSLNNIIKYFLCSEHFSDECFQDSPHNRKLKKTSRPVVVPIPTIFQNNFVECVSKSLKEDRCTLVLDNERESCAVGHKKYSQENNFERLTVEDTSHESTKVEKPLLAADNDIVSNTLEAEIIQSDVIDEEHIMCLVDTVSEVSETPYDSQIFGLVNCRLCLSAKENELLIPIFGNGSEIAYMLERILPDTVRNANNRLKLRQIVKCHHALCFITIFSIAN